DNA sequence from the Tenacibaculum mesophilum genome:
GTGTCATTTTTTTATCTTTAAATTAAGGTGCTGAAACTTTCGTTCTTTTTTTCTTGAACTACTTTTAAAATTTTAACTTCTTTCTTCCCTCCTGGTAAATCCCAATGAACTACATCATTTAGAGCATAACCAAATAAAGCTATACCTATTGGCGTTAAAATAGAAACCTTGTTGGTTTTCAAATCCTTTTCAGTTGGTCTTACAATCTGAATAGTTTTTTCCCAAACATCTCCAGAAGCTATAGTCACAACAGTATTTAAGCGTATGACATCATCAAACATTTGTTCTTCATCTAAAATTTTTGCTGTTTTTAACTCCTCAGCAAACTTGCCTAATGATGTTTGTACTTTACTTTCTTCAGTATGCGCTGAAACATTAAGTAAACTCTTAATGTACACATACTCTTTTTTCTCTAAAACTAAACTTCCGTGTTTCATTTTACTCCTTTTTATGGAAAAATACCTCGTTGAACATACGCTTTTTCAATACGTTGTATCGCTATACAGTAAGCTGCTTTTCGCATATCAACACCTTCTAACTTAGCATAATCTGAAACTCTAGTATAGGAGTCTTTTAGCTTCTTGTCTAATCGCGTAATTACTTCTTCCATATTCCACAACTCTCCGTTACGGTTTTGAAGCCACTCGAAATAACTAGTGATTACTCCTCCTGAATTACATAGTATATCAGGAATAATTGTTACTCCTTTTTCTAAAAGAATTTTTTCTCCTTCAACATTTATAGGTCCGTTTGCTCCTTCAGCTATT
Encoded proteins:
- a CDS encoding GreA/GreB family elongation factor is translated as MKHGSLVLEKKEYVYIKSLLNVSAHTEESKVQTSLGKFAEELKTAKILDEEQMFDDVIRLNTVVTIASGDVWEKTIQIVRPTEKDLKTNKVSILTPIGIALFGYALNDVVHWDLPGGKKEVKILKVVQEKKNESFSTLI